A region from the Actinoplanes sp. OR16 genome encodes:
- a CDS encoding CrcB family protein — MDLDEIAVVAAGGVIGALVRYGMSTAGSGSPLITVAINVSGCFLIGVLYTVIDRKTARLFLGTGLLGGYTTFSTASVDGLPYMAATLIGAILAVWAGSSLAAAVKR, encoded by the coding sequence ATGGATCTTGACGAGATCGCGGTGGTCGCGGCCGGGGGCGTGATCGGAGCCCTGGTCCGGTACGGCATGTCCACCGCTGGGTCCGGTTCGCCGCTGATCACCGTGGCGATCAACGTGTCCGGGTGTTTCCTCATCGGCGTCCTTTATACGGTCATAGACCGGAAAACGGCCCGGTTGTTCCTCGGAACCGGGCTGCTCGGCGGCTACACGACGTTCTCCACCGCATCGGTCGACGGCCTGCCCTACATGGCGGCGACCCTGATCGGCGCGATCCTGGCCGTCTGGGCCGGCAGTTCGCTGGCCGCGGCGGTGAAGAGATGA
- a CDS encoding MMPL family transporter gives MENRENVRGIAARTAMWSARHRVLAILGWIAFVAATVVLSSQVATVEANYALAGHGDSGKADKIVEEAGFPAQPAGEMVLIQNRDGSDRVTAAEEVTLALSSVPEVGEVQKPIESPDGRSTLITFDIAGDAESAGERVGPALDAVAGVQAAHPDLYIAEAGDASGDKLIGDELESGLTRLSMLSIPVTLGILLIAFGAVVAALLPVALAIMSVVAAIGLMAFASRFAPVVDETTHVMLLIGLAVGVDYCLFYIRRERDERRKGADPHRALVIAAQTSGRSIWVSGLTVIVAMAGMFFTQDVTFVSFATGTILVVATAVLGSLTVLPALLSALGDRVDAIKIPGLYRRNSQGRFWNRLLDIVLAKPLISAVVAVAALAAIASPALDMKTKGQRIQDVAHDSPVVVAFLAIGEAFPSKTTPARIVVAADSVKTPEFEAALDEFRSAAQNSGGKLVEPIDVDINPAGDVAVVAVGLTGKEEDPASIAAMQLLRTDVVPDTFGQLPGATALVTGNTASSVDYNERLEESLPWVFTFVLGLAFILLLVSFRSVVVAITGVLLNLLSVAACYGMLVFVFQDGHFEKQLDFVAAGAITNWMPLFLFVILFGLSMDYHVFVVSRIREGADRGLPIREAVREGIGQTAGVITSAAVVMVAVFALFATLPLVATKELGVGLAAAVLLDATIIRAVLLPAVMTLLGRANWWLPRSLRWLPEVAHEPPAEPAPQPARELTPVA, from the coding sequence ATGGAGAACAGGGAAAACGTCAGAGGTATCGCGGCGCGGACCGCGATGTGGAGCGCCCGCCATCGGGTGCTCGCGATCCTCGGCTGGATCGCATTCGTCGCGGCCACGGTGGTGCTCAGCTCCCAGGTCGCGACCGTCGAAGCCAACTACGCTCTCGCCGGTCACGGTGATTCCGGGAAAGCCGACAAGATCGTCGAGGAGGCCGGCTTCCCGGCACAGCCGGCCGGCGAGATGGTCCTGATCCAGAACCGCGACGGCAGCGACCGGGTGACCGCTGCGGAGGAGGTCACCCTCGCGCTGTCGTCGGTCCCCGAGGTCGGCGAGGTGCAGAAGCCGATCGAGTCGCCGGACGGCCGGTCCACACTGATCACTTTCGACATCGCAGGGGACGCCGAGTCCGCCGGCGAGCGGGTCGGTCCCGCCCTCGACGCGGTCGCCGGCGTGCAGGCCGCCCACCCCGACCTCTACATCGCCGAGGCCGGCGACGCGAGCGGTGACAAACTGATCGGCGACGAGCTGGAGTCCGGGCTCACCCGCCTGTCGATGCTCTCGATCCCGGTCACCCTCGGCATCCTGCTGATCGCCTTCGGCGCCGTGGTCGCCGCGCTGCTCCCGGTCGCCCTGGCGATCATGTCGGTGGTCGCCGCGATCGGTCTCATGGCCTTCGCCAGCCGGTTCGCCCCCGTCGTCGACGAGACCACGCACGTGATGCTGCTGATCGGTCTCGCGGTCGGCGTCGACTACTGCCTGTTCTACATCCGCCGCGAACGCGACGAGCGCCGCAAGGGCGCCGATCCGCACCGCGCCCTCGTCATCGCCGCGCAGACCTCGGGACGGTCGATCTGGGTCTCCGGGCTCACCGTGATCGTCGCGATGGCCGGCATGTTCTTCACCCAGGACGTCACGTTCGTCAGCTTCGCCACCGGCACGATCCTCGTCGTCGCCACCGCCGTGCTCGGCTCGCTCACGGTGCTGCCCGCCCTGCTGTCGGCGCTCGGTGACCGGGTCGACGCCATCAAGATCCCGGGCCTCTACCGGCGGAACAGCCAGGGGCGCTTCTGGAACCGGCTGCTCGACATCGTGCTGGCCAAGCCCCTGATCTCCGCCGTCGTCGCCGTCGCGGCGCTCGCCGCCATCGCCTCGCCCGCCCTCGACATGAAGACCAAGGGACAGCGGATCCAGGACGTGGCGCACGACTCGCCGGTGGTGGTCGCGTTCCTGGCGATCGGGGAGGCGTTCCCGTCCAAGACGACGCCGGCGCGGATCGTGGTCGCCGCCGACTCGGTGAAGACGCCGGAGTTCGAGGCCGCGCTGGACGAGTTCCGCAGTGCCGCCCAGAACAGCGGCGGCAAGCTGGTCGAGCCGATCGACGTCGACATCAACCCGGCCGGCGACGTCGCCGTCGTCGCGGTCGGCCTCACCGGCAAGGAGGAGGACCCGGCCTCGATCGCGGCCATGCAGTTGCTGCGCACCGACGTCGTCCCGGACACCTTCGGGCAGCTGCCCGGCGCGACCGCCCTGGTCACCGGCAACACGGCGTCGAGCGTCGACTACAACGAGCGGCTCGAGGAAAGCCTGCCCTGGGTCTTCACCTTCGTCCTGGGCCTGGCGTTCATCCTGCTCCTGGTCTCGTTCCGGTCCGTCGTCGTGGCGATCACCGGTGTGCTGCTCAACCTGCTCTCGGTGGCGGCCTGCTACGGCATGCTGGTCTTCGTCTTCCAGGACGGCCACTTCGAGAAGCAGCTCGACTTCGTCGCGGCAGGCGCCATCACCAACTGGATGCCACTCTTCCTCTTCGTGATCCTCTTCGGACTGTCGATGGACTACCACGTCTTCGTGGTCTCCCGGATCCGCGAGGGCGCCGACCGCGGCCTCCCGATCCGCGAGGCCGTCCGCGAAGGCATCGGCCAGACCGCCGGCGTGATCACCAGCGCGGCCGTGGTGATGGTCGCCGTCTTCGCCCTCTTCGCCACCCTGCCCCTGGTCGCCACGAAGGAACTCGGTGTCGGACTGGCCGCCGCCGTCCTCCTCGACGCCACCATCATCCGGGCAGTGCTCCTCCCGGCCGTGATGACCCTGCTGGGCCGCGCGAACTGGTGGCTGCCGCGAAGCCTGCGCTGGCTCCCCGAGGTGGCCCACGAGCCGCCCGCCGAGCCCGCGCCCCAGCCGGCCCGAGAGCTGACGCCGGTGGCCTGA
- a CDS encoding CrcB family protein, with product MTVLMVALGAALGAPLRFAVDRWIGSPWGTLTVNVVGSLLLGLILGAPLSPTLTALLGTGFCGALTTYSTFSWETLSMARRGERAAAFGYVAASVSLGLGAAWIGSFIAHLYA from the coding sequence ATGACGGTGCTGATGGTCGCCCTCGGCGCCGCCCTCGGTGCACCCCTGCGCTTCGCGGTGGACCGCTGGATCGGCTCGCCGTGGGGCACGCTCACGGTCAACGTGGTCGGTTCGCTGCTGCTCGGCCTCATCCTCGGCGCACCCCTGTCACCGACGCTCACGGCGCTGCTCGGGACCGGGTTCTGCGGCGCGCTGACGACATATTCGACGTTCAGCTGGGAGACGCTGTCGATGGCCCGGCGCGGCGAGAGGGCTGCCGCTTTCGGCTACGTCGCGGCCAGCGTCTCGCTCGGCCTGGGTGCCGCGTGGATCGGTTCGTTCATAGCGCATCTGTACGCCTGA
- a CDS encoding sensor histidine kinase, with protein MTTTYAGATAAPAPARRYLRQLGIDTQYVLLGFPLGLITLVLFITGFAVGIGTAIIWIGLPILVGTLLMSRGFAVVERARIGPVLNRQVTHPVYRSSRTSGFWRRSVAPLADGQAWLDMVHGIFRFIPSTLGFVFVITWWAVAIGGLTYPLWDWSLPHPPANNELPELLGFQDNAGTRILFYLIIGAFFAATLYPVVRAAALLEAAFGYSLLNGVDRLRREVAEANEARDVAQQQRAAAVSAEAVALRKLERDIHDGPQQRLVRLAMDLGRAEQQFTTDPDAARATVAEALSQTRETLDELRALSRGIAPPILVDRGLRAALTALAGRCTVPVDLDAPPLERLDPAIESTAYFVVAEALTNVAKHSHASEVQISVQRDATGLLVTVADDGVGGASLAKGHGLAGLDDRVRAAGGVLSVISADGEGTRLTAALPI; from the coding sequence ATGACAACGACCTACGCCGGCGCCACCGCCGCACCCGCGCCCGCTCGGCGGTATCTGCGCCAGCTGGGTATCGACACGCAGTACGTCCTGCTGGGCTTCCCGCTCGGCCTGATCACCCTCGTCCTCTTCATCACCGGATTCGCCGTCGGGATCGGCACCGCGATCATCTGGATCGGTCTGCCGATCCTGGTCGGCACGCTGCTGATGTCCCGCGGCTTCGCGGTGGTCGAGCGGGCCCGGATCGGCCCGGTTCTGAACCGTCAGGTGACCCACCCGGTCTACCGCTCCTCGCGGACCAGCGGGTTCTGGCGCCGGTCGGTCGCGCCGCTCGCCGACGGCCAGGCCTGGCTCGACATGGTGCACGGCATCTTCCGGTTCATCCCCAGCACGCTCGGGTTCGTCTTCGTCATCACGTGGTGGGCGGTCGCGATCGGCGGCCTCACCTATCCGCTCTGGGACTGGAGCCTGCCGCACCCGCCGGCCAACAACGAGCTGCCCGAGCTGCTCGGATTCCAGGACAACGCCGGCACCCGGATCCTGTTCTACCTGATCATCGGCGCGTTCTTCGCGGCGACGCTCTACCCGGTGGTCCGCGCTGCCGCGCTGCTCGAGGCGGCCTTCGGATACAGCCTGCTCAACGGCGTCGACCGGCTCCGCCGAGAGGTCGCCGAGGCGAACGAGGCACGTGACGTGGCACAGCAGCAGCGGGCTGCCGCCGTCTCCGCCGAAGCGGTCGCCCTGCGCAAGCTGGAACGCGACATCCACGACGGCCCGCAGCAGCGGCTGGTCCGCCTCGCCATGGACCTGGGCCGGGCCGAGCAGCAGTTCACCACCGACCCGGACGCGGCCCGCGCCACCGTCGCCGAGGCGCTCAGCCAGACCCGGGAGACCCTCGACGAGCTGCGCGCCCTGTCCCGGGGCATCGCCCCGCCGATCCTGGTCGACAGGGGACTGCGGGCGGCGCTCACCGCCCTGGCCGGTCGCTGCACGGTTCCGGTGGACCTGGACGCGCCGCCGCTCGAACGGCTCGACCCGGCGATCGAGTCGACCGCGTACTTCGTGGTCGCCGAGGCGCTCACCAACGTGGCGAAGCACAGTCACGCCAGCGAGGTCCAGATCAGCGTGCAGCGCGATGCGACCGGGCTGCTGGTGACCGTGGCGGACGACGGAGTGGGCGGCGCCAGCCTGGCGAAGGGGCACGGTCTCGCCGGATTGGACGACCGGGTCCGGGCGGCCGGCGGCGTACTGTCGGTGATCAGCGCCGACGGTGAGGGGACGCGGCTCACGGCGGCGCTCCCGATCTGA
- a CDS encoding response regulator transcription factor, with translation MRVVIADDAVLLREGLVRLIEENGHTVVAAVGDGPSLVEAVKEHRPDVSIVDVRMPPSHTDEGLRAAVEARSAVPGSPILVLSQYVEVSYADDLLADRRGAVGYLLKDRVSLVADFLDALSRVADGGTVLDPEVVGQLLVRRRRDDPLRSLTPREREVLSAMAEGLSNTAIARKMVVTDGAVEKHVRNIFTKLGLHQDEEQHRRVLAVLTYLQT, from the coding sequence ATGCGTGTGGTTATCGCCGACGATGCGGTCCTGCTCAGAGAAGGCCTGGTGCGGCTCATCGAGGAGAACGGCCACACCGTGGTGGCGGCCGTCGGCGACGGGCCGTCCCTCGTCGAAGCAGTGAAGGAACACCGTCCGGACGTCTCGATCGTGGACGTCCGGATGCCGCCGTCACACACCGATGAGGGCCTCCGCGCCGCAGTGGAGGCCCGTTCCGCTGTTCCGGGCAGCCCGATCCTGGTGCTGTCCCAGTACGTCGAGGTCTCGTACGCCGACGATCTCCTGGCCGACCGCCGCGGGGCGGTCGGCTATCTGCTCAAGGACCGGGTGTCACTGGTCGCCGACTTCCTGGACGCGCTGTCCCGGGTCGCCGATGGCGGCACCGTGCTCGACCCCGAGGTGGTCGGCCAGCTGCTGGTCCGGCGCCGGCGTGACGATCCGCTGCGCAGCCTGACCCCGCGCGAGCGTGAGGTGCTCAGCGCGATGGCCGAGGGGCTGTCGAACACGGCGATCGCCCGCAAGATGGTGGTCACCGACGGCGCCGTGGAGAAGCACGTCCGCAACATCTTCACGAAGCTCGGCCTCCACCAGGACGAAGAGCAGCACCGGCGGGTGCTGGCGGTCCTGACCTACCTCCAGACGTAG